The Stegostoma tigrinum isolate sSteTig4 chromosome 41, sSteTig4.hap1, whole genome shotgun sequence genome has a window encoding:
- the LOC132206725 gene encoding probable G-protein coupled receptor 139: MLELFTVVDNVYYITIASIGIPVNTLAIVILSLRKCGLSRCTTHYLVAMATADLMVIITDIVLYQLVHSFYRGSFLHLTPACIVIDFLLFVSSDCSVWFTVTFSADRFVTICCRKLKLKYCTVKTAAVILSTACTVFFLKNVPIFIMRETKIVVDNVHWSCQMKPSYYTEVGWVVYDWFDKVLTPLLPFILVLLFNALTVRSILMANRIRRGLRSQNTEEKHSDPEMESRRKSMILLFAISSSFILLWSPYVINFLYYQTVAIDPRFYNDSLYIFERVGYMLLGLSCCTNAFIYGVTQSKFREQFITAVKYPLALINRGLTFKLN, from the exons ATGCTGGAATTGTTTACTGTTGTCGATAATGTATATTACATCACTATTGCTTCTATTGGCATCCCTG TTAACACACTGGCAATtgtgatcctgtccctcagaaaaTGTGGCCTCTCCAGATGCACCACTCATTACCTCGTAGCCATGGCAACAGCGGATCTGATGGTCATCATCACTGATATTGTGTTGTACCAGCTGGTTCACTCCTTTTACCGCGGATCGTTCCTGCATCTTACACCAGCGTGCATTGTGATTGACTTCCTGCTTTTTGTGAGTtcagactgttctgtctggttcactgtcactttctccGCTGACCGGTTTGTGACCATTTGTTGCCGGAAGCTGAAACTGAAATACTGTACTGTGAAAACAGCAGCTGTTATTCTTTCAACAGCCTGCACTGTATTCTTTCTAAAAAATGTTCCTATTTTCATTATGCGGGAAACTAAGATTGTGGTTGACAATGTACACTGGTCTTGTCAAATGAAGCCAAGTTATTATACTGAAGTCGGGTGGGTAGTTTATGACTGGTTTGATAAAGTGTTAACACCATTACTCCCATTCATTTTAGTTTTGCTCTTCAACGCTCTGACAGTCAGATCCATTTTAATGGCGAATCGGATCCGTAGAGGATTGAGGAGTCAGAACACGGAAGAGAAGCATAGTGACCCTGAGATGGAGAGCAGAAGAAAGTCAATGATTTTACTGTTCGCCATATCTAGCAGCTTCATACTGCTGTGGTCACCCTATGTAATAAATTTCTTATATTATCAAACTGTAGCAATCGATCCCAGATTTTACAATGACAGCTTGTACATATTTGAAAGAGTTGGAtatatgctgctgggcctgagTTGTTGTACAAATGCGTTCATTTATGGAGTAACTCAGTCTAAGTTCAGGGAACAGTTCATCACCGCAGTAAAATACCCATTGGCTTTAATTAACAGAGGCCTAACATTTAAACTGAATTGA